From the genome of Methylocystis heyeri:
GCTCGAGACCAGCAAGGAAGAGCTTCAGTCGATGAACGAGGAGCTTCAGACCGTCAACAGCGAGCTCAAGAGCAAGCTGGAGACGATCTCCTCCGCGCATAACGACCTGCAAAACCTGATGGCGACGAACGAAATCGGCACGTTGTTTCTGGATGCAGACCTGAAAATCAAATTATTCACCCCGGCGGTCACCAATTATTTCAACATCACCACCGCCGACATTGGCCGCGTCATAACCGATTTCACCAACCGGCTGGCCTATGCCGATCTGGAGGCGGACGTCGCCTCGGTGCTCAAGACCTTGCTGCCGATCGAGCGCGAGCTTTCGACCAACAGCGGCCGCTGGCTCTCCATGGGGCTGCGCCCTTATAAGACGATGGACGGCCGCATCGAGGGCGTCGTCATGTCGCTCACCGACATCACCAACCGCAAGACCGCCGAGCAAGGGCTGAGCAAGGAACTGCAGACGATGCAGCGCCTCCAGCTCTTGAGCACCAAGATCGCCGAAAGCGAAGAGCTGAGCGGGCCGCTCGCCGCCGTGCTGGACGCGCTCATCGCGCTCATCGACTCCGATTTCGGCGTCATCCAATTATACGACGAGAAGACCAAAAAGCTGCAGATCCTGGTGCAGCGCGGGTTCGAAGAACGGTTCCTGCAGTATTTCGCGACGGTCGACGCCGCGTCGGGCTCCGTCTGCGGCCTCGCCTTGCGCGCCTTGCATCAGGTTATCGTCTCCGACATAGAAAAGGAGCCCGCCGTCGCGGCCATGCGTGAAGAAGCGCGGGTTGCGGGCTATCGGGCGGTGGTGTCCACGCCGCTGGTCGCGACCGGCGGCAAGCTGGTCGGCATGATATCCGCGCATTTCCGGGCGCCGCATGAGCTGTCGAAACGCGACTTGCGCCTGATCGACATTTGCGCGCGGCAGGCCGCCGATTCCATCCATGTGTATCAATTGCAGCAGGCGCTGCGGAACGCCAACCAGCGCAAGAACGAATTTCTGGCGATCGTCGCGCATGAATTGCGCAATCCGCTGGCGTCGATCGGCAGCTCCCTCGCGGTGCTGAAACGGATCGGCTCCATGGAAGGGGACGCCAAGCGGGCGCGCGAGATCATCGAGAGGCAGATCCAGCATCTCACGCGCCTCGCCGGCGACCTGCTGGATATCTCGCGCATCACGCGCGGGACGGTCGAACTGCGGCTGCAGACCGTCGACCTCAACGAGGTCGTGCGCCACGCGCTCGAGACCTGCGAACCGCTGGTAAAAACCAATGGCCACAAGCTCCAGACTTCGTTTTTTCCGATGAAGCTGTCGGTCACCGGCGATCCTGTCCGCCTGGCCCAGGTCTTCGGCAATCTTCTCGACAACGCCGCCAAATACACGCCGAAAGGCGGGAAAATCGAGGTTTCGACCGGCGTGGACGGCGATTTCGCGGTGGCGAGCGTCTGCGACAACGGCGTCGGCATCCCGGCCGAAACGCTGCCGCGGATATTCGACCTCTTCGTTCATCTCCCGCAGGAAGAAGCCGCGAAGCAGTCCGGGATAGGCGTGGGACTGGCGCTCGCCCGCAGTCTCGTCGCCCTTCACAAGGGAACGATCGCGGCCTCCAGCGACGGCCTCGGCAAGGGAAGCAAATTCACCGTTCGGCTCCCCCTGGTGAAAGAGGCTGCTCCCGATTGACGAAGGGCCGAGGGGCTTCTCCGCAGCGTGTTCGGGCGCGAGCCTGTGCGGCCCGAACCGCGGCGGAGGCAGTTGGTCACTTCAAGCCGATCACCACGCCGTCCGCGCCCAGAGACAGGGCCAGGCCGCGACGCTGCGTCTTCAGGCGCATGACGACCCCCTTGTCGTTCTGGAGCCAAAGCGCACCTTTGCCATTGTCTCCGAGCGCCCATCCCCTGCGGATCTGGATATAGGCTCCCGGGAAATCTTCGAGGCGCTGGAGGCCGTAGACTTCGCCCGAAGCCTTGAGCTCCGAGGCTCCGATGCCCCCGACGCCGAGGCCTCCGACCGTAATCGGATAGGTCTTGCCGCGGTAGCTCAGGCTCCCGCCGCCGAGCGCTCCCGAACCGATGAAGGCGACCTGCAACTGCTTGATGGAGACGCGGCCCGACGGGGCGCTATTGGGACGCTCCTGGGCCAGCGCCGGTTGAGCGAGCAGAAAACAGGCCGCGACGGCCATTGCGATACGCTTGAAGATCATAACGCCCCCCTTGCAGATGGTTCCTTGCAGCCCGGCTCGGCATGCGCTCGAAAAGCGCCGGCTCCGGACTCCCTGGCGCGCCTTCCGCTCGAATGGAATCGTTCGAGCGATAAGAAATCGCGCAAAATCAATATGTTGGAGTGCATTCTTGTCGCAAAAGTCTGCCAAATTTTGCGGAATGCGCTCTAGATCCTGATGTTTCGGCTCGACGACCGGCGCGCCCGTGGTTTCTCAACTTTAGATCATGACGTCGGCGTAGCTACAAGGGGCGAAGCCGGACGTCCGGCAGATTGCGGTAAACGGCTTCATCGCTTTCGGCGCTTTCGAGCACGCTTAGGACATCGGCGAGGGGCGCCGCCCATACGCCGGGCAGATCCCGCTCGCCCGGATCGTTGAGCGAATAGGCGAGACGCTCGCGCGGGGGATCGAAACGCGCGTCGATCCCCGGCTTGTTTCCCCTGGCGTCGAGCCTCACCCAGCCATGGTTTTTGAGAAAGGCGGCGTTCAGCCCGTGAAGGCAATAGGGCGGGCCGGCATCCCCCATGCAGAGCCATTGGTAGCACAGGCCCGCCGGAATCCGGTTGGCACGCAGCAGCGCGGCGAGAAGATGGCTCTTGGCGTAACAGAAGCCCGTGCGCTCGAGAAGAACTTCCGAGGCCTTGCAGGTGGGGCGTCCCTCGCGCCTGACATCCCAGCTATGGGCGATCTCGTCTCGCACGAAGGCGAAAGCCCGGCGAACCAACGCGGTTTCGTCGCCGACGCCTTCGGCGAGGCGCGCGGCCGTCTCCGCCACCGCGGGATGGTCGAAGTCGATATATCGGCTT
Proteins encoded in this window:
- a CDS encoding transglutaminase-like domain-containing protein, whose protein sequence is MQNLFLSQSRYIDFDHPAVAETAARLAEGVGDETALVRRAFAFVRDEIAHSWDVRREGRPTCKASEVLLERTGFCYAKSHLLAALLRANRIPAGLCYQWLCMGDAGPPYCLHGLNAAFLKNHGWVRLDARGNKPGIDARFDPPRERLAYSLNDPGERDLPGVWAAPLADVLSVLESAESDEAVYRNLPDVRLRPL